From the genome of Clostridiaceae bacterium, one region includes:
- a CDS encoding helix-turn-helix transcriptional regulator encodes MNDIHPCDLAKQLNLSVRQLERVMVKYYGLTFSQKLAQMRVFAAKELLVNSNMTVSRIAENVGYNNTKYFTKAFKEITGMTPGKFRKNKRSTINTTSTPDTDISL; translated from the coding sequence ATGAATGATATTCATCCTTGTGATCTTGCTAAACAGCTTAATTTAAGTGTCCGTCAATTAGAAAGGGTAATGGTTAAATATTATGGACTAACATTTAGCCAAAAGCTCGCTCAAATGAGGGTTTTTGCAGCAAAAGAACTACTTGTGAATAGTAATATGACTGTTTCAAGAATTGCTGAAAATGTAGGTTATAATAATACGAAATATTTCACTAAGGCATTTAAGGAAATAACCGGCATGACGCCCGGAAAATTCAGGAAAAACAAAAGGAGTACTATTAATACTACTAGTACTCCAGATACTGATATTAGCTTATAA